A stretch of the bacterium genome encodes the following:
- a CDS encoding UDP-N-acetylmuramoyl-tripeptide--D-alanyl-D-alanine ligase, which translates to MSAAATVDDLCGWANGQIIRGRGDQTFTGTKIDSREIGAGDLFVAIVGPNHDAHRFLGDVLIGGAAGALVQMDRVEETVARTDGFLVHVDDTTVALGALGRGHRERFDGPLIGITGSNGKTTTKELCAGILQIAGPTLATRGNLNNNFGVPLTLLRRSDEDRYAVVEMGMNHRHEIAALAEIARPTIGVLTNVGTAHIEFLGSRENIALEKGDLLVALPASGTAIVDRDEPLAFAQSKRTKASVLTFGRGAEADLRASATRFLDQGAFAFQLETPFGRGEIKVSGLAETIVDNALAAAGGAFAAGVSFETVAEGLAAHRGVAGRMQPRPFPNDVLVIDDAYNANPQSMQNALETLARLDTAGSRHAVLGQMGELGDEALAAHEALGRLAGELRLDGLFLLGDHASRTAEAAREAGLDAGRIVLGPDHETLARALRDRLGKGDRVLVKGSRAARMERVIELLEEVGS; encoded by the coding sequence ATGAGCGCCGCGGCGACCGTCGACGATCTCTGCGGGTGGGCGAACGGCCAGATCATCCGGGGTCGGGGCGACCAGACCTTCACGGGCACGAAGATCGACAGCCGCGAGATCGGGGCGGGGGATCTCTTCGTGGCGATCGTCGGTCCGAACCACGACGCCCACCGCTTCCTGGGGGACGTCCTGATCGGCGGGGCCGCCGGGGCACTGGTCCAGATGGACCGGGTCGAGGAGACCGTCGCTCGGACCGACGGATTCCTCGTCCACGTCGACGACACGACCGTCGCCCTCGGCGCCCTCGGTCGCGGCCATCGCGAGCGTTTCGACGGTCCGCTGATCGGCATCACCGGCAGCAACGGAAAGACGACGACGAAGGAGCTCTGCGCCGGGATCCTGCAGATCGCCGGACCGACCCTCGCGACCCGCGGCAACCTGAACAACAACTTCGGCGTCCCGCTCACCCTCCTCCGCCGGTCCGACGAGGACCGATACGCCGTCGTCGAGATGGGCATGAACCATCGCCACGAGATCGCGGCCCTGGCCGAGATCGCGCGTCCGACGATCGGGGTGCTCACGAACGTCGGCACGGCCCACATCGAGTTCCTCGGCTCCCGCGAGAACATCGCCCTCGAGAAGGGCGACCTCCTCGTCGCGCTCCCCGCGAGCGGCACGGCGATCGTCGATCGCGACGAGCCCCTCGCCTTCGCCCAGTCCAAACGGACGAAGGCCAGCGTCCTCACCTTCGGGCGCGGCGCCGAAGCCGACCTGCGCGCGAGCGCCACGCGCTTCCTCGACCAGGGCGCCTTCGCCTTCCAGCTCGAGACGCCCTTCGGCCGGGGCGAGATCAAGGTCTCCGGACTCGCGGAGACGATCGTCGACAACGCCCTCGCCGCCGCGGGGGGCGCCTTCGCCGCGGGCGTCTCCTTCGAGACCGTGGCCGAAGGGCTCGCCGCCCATCGCGGCGTCGCCGGGCGCATGCAGCCGCGGCCCTTTCCGAACGACGTCCTCGTGATCGACGACGCCTACAACGCCAATCCCCAGTCGATGCAGAACGCCCTCGAGACCCTCGCCCGGCTCGACACCGCGGGCTCCCGACACGCGGTCCTCGGACAGATGGGCGAGCTCGGCGACGAGGCGCTCGCCGCGCACGAAGCGCTCGGTCGCCTCGCAGGCGAGCTGCGCCTCGACGGACTCTTCCTGCTCGGCGACCACGCTTCGCGCACGGCAGAGGCGGCCCGCGAGGCCGGTCTCGACGCCGGGCGGATCGTCCTCGGTCCCGATCACGAAACCCTCGCCCGCGCCCTCCGCGATCGGCTGGGCAAGGGCGACCGCGTGCTCGTGAAGGGCTCTCGCGCCGCACGCATGGAACGCGTCATCGAACTCCTCGAAGAGGTCGGCTCCTGA
- the mraY gene encoding phospho-N-acetylmuramoyl-pentapeptide-transferase — protein sequence MLYHWLYPLADSVGALNVVRYITFRTAAATLTALFISFIVGPWLIRRLAALRVGQPIREIGPDHQAKAGTPTMGGLLILLSLGISVLLWTDLTNPFVWIVLGLTTGYGILGFIDDYQKVKQRHSDGISARMKLFWQVLLAFGVAVAIYSSPNFDSELAVPFFKNFTPNLGIFYIPLATFIIVAASNSVNLTDGLDGLAIGPVMISAGTFLLLSYAAGHAGIAEYLQIKNVPGSGQLAIICGALVGGGLGFLWFNASPAELFMGDVGSLALGGALGTIAVLIRQEILLAVVGGIFVIETLSVIIQVASFKLTGKRVFRMAPVHHHFEQLGWPEQKIVVRFWIVSIILGLVALSSLKLR from the coding sequence ATGCTCTACCACTGGCTCTATCCCCTGGCGGATTCCGTAGGCGCGCTGAACGTCGTCCGGTACATCACGTTCCGGACCGCGGCGGCGACCCTGACCGCCCTCTTCATCTCGTTCATCGTCGGCCCCTGGCTGATCCGCCGCCTCGCTGCCCTCCGCGTCGGCCAGCCGATCCGGGAGATCGGCCCCGACCACCAGGCGAAGGCCGGAACGCCCACGATGGGCGGTCTCCTGATCCTGCTCTCCCTCGGCATCTCGGTCCTGCTCTGGACCGACCTGACGAACCCCTTCGTCTGGATCGTGCTCGGTCTCACGACCGGCTACGGGATCCTCGGCTTCATCGACGACTACCAGAAGGTCAAGCAGCGGCACTCGGACGGGATCTCCGCGCGCATGAAGCTCTTCTGGCAGGTCCTCCTCGCCTTCGGCGTCGCCGTCGCGATCTACTCGAGCCCGAACTTCGACTCCGAGCTCGCGGTCCCCTTCTTCAAGAACTTCACGCCGAACCTGGGCATCTTCTACATCCCGCTCGCGACCTTCATCATCGTCGCCGCCAGCAACAGCGTGAACCTGACCGACGGCCTCGACGGACTCGCGATCGGCCCGGTCATGATCTCCGCCGGCACGTTCCTGCTCCTGTCCTACGCGGCCGGGCACGCCGGGATCGCGGAGTACCTGCAGATCAAGAACGTGCCCGGCTCGGGCCAGCTCGCGATCATCTGCGGCGCCCTGGTCGGCGGCGGACTCGGCTTCCTCTGGTTCAACGCCTCGCCCGCCGAGCTCTTCATGGGCGACGTCGGTTCGCTCGCGCTCGGCGGCGCCCTCGGCACGATCGCCGTCCTGATCCGCCAGGAGATTCTCCTCGCCGTGGTCGGCGGAATCTTCGTGATCGAGACGCTCAGCGTGATCATCCAGGTGGCGTCGTTCAAGCTGACCGGCAAGCGCGTCTTCCGGATGGCGCCGGTCCATCACCATTTCGAGCAGCTCGGTTGGCCCGAGCAGAAGATCGTGGTCCGCTTCTGGATCGTGTCGATCATCCTGGGCCTCGTCGCTTTGTCGTCGCTCAAGCTGCGCTGA
- a CDS encoding UDP-N-acetylmuramoyl-L-alanyl-D-glutamate--2,6-diaminopimelate ligase produces MMRLSSLLDALPEHLALTALHRAQASDDPTIRGLRYDSRQVSPGDLFVALRGANSDGHDYLDRAIAAGAAALLVEAAPDDAIRGNAPVAVVPDTRRALAPIAARFYGHPASEMNLVGVTGTNGKTSTTYLVESILAQASQRVGLVGTVEIRYAGQREVAVNTTPESLDLQRTLRAMRTEQVDAAVMEVSSHGLELGRVEGCAFKVAAFTNLSQDHLDFHGSMDAYFASKARLFRDHLAPGAVAVINVDDEWGEKMVGIARDAGATLLRVARGASADADLRLVEADSTLEGTRATLEDAGGRFDLALPLLGDFNLENLLVAVGIGRALGLDPSTIAAGVAACPQVPGRMERVVGSGRNEPTVLVDYAHTPDAVEKLLHAVRPLCAGRLVAVFGCGGDRDRAKRPLMAQAAAAHADLAIATSDNPRTEDPVAILEDVEAGLRDLTRVESDALFAGDTGRYTVLVDRREAIVLAVGGAAPDDTVVLAGKGHEDYQIVGREKFPFDDRLEARRALLARDQGDT; encoded by the coding sequence ATGATGCGACTCTCCTCGCTCCTCGACGCCCTGCCCGAACACCTCGCCCTGACCGCGCTCCACCGCGCGCAGGCGAGCGACGACCCGACGATCCGGGGGCTCCGCTACGACTCCCGGCAAGTCTCTCCGGGCGATCTCTTCGTCGCGCTCCGCGGCGCGAACTCCGACGGACACGACTACCTCGACCGTGCGATCGCAGCCGGAGCGGCCGCGCTCCTGGTCGAGGCGGCGCCGGACGATGCGATCCGCGGCAACGCCCCGGTCGCGGTCGTGCCGGACACGCGACGCGCCCTCGCCCCGATCGCGGCGCGCTTCTACGGCCACCCGGCGAGCGAGATGAATCTCGTCGGGGTCACGGGCACGAACGGTAAGACGAGCACGACCTATCTGGTCGAATCGATCCTGGCCCAGGCGAGCCAGCGCGTGGGTCTCGTGGGAACGGTCGAGATCCGTTATGCGGGGCAGCGGGAAGTCGCGGTGAATACGACGCCCGAGAGTCTCGACCTCCAGCGCACGCTGCGTGCGATGCGGACCGAGCAGGTCGATGCGGCGGTCATGGAGGTCTCTTCGCACGGCCTCGAGCTCGGACGCGTCGAGGGCTGCGCCTTCAAGGTTGCCGCATTCACGAACCTCTCGCAGGACCACCTCGACTTCCACGGCAGCATGGACGCCTACTTCGCCTCGAAGGCACGCCTCTTCCGGGATCATCTCGCCCCCGGCGCGGTCGCGGTCATCAACGTCGACGACGAGTGGGGCGAGAAGATGGTCGGCATCGCGCGGGACGCGGGCGCGACGCTGCTTCGCGTGGCCCGGGGCGCCTCCGCCGACGCGGACCTTCGCCTCGTCGAGGCGGACTCGACCCTCGAAGGCACGCGGGCGACCCTCGAGGACGCGGGCGGCCGCTTCGACCTGGCGCTGCCGCTCCTGGGCGACTTCAACCTGGAGAACCTGCTCGTCGCCGTCGGAATCGGCCGCGCACTCGGCCTCGATCCCTCGACGATCGCCGCGGGCGTCGCCGCCTGTCCGCAGGTCCCGGGTCGAATGGAGCGCGTCGTCGGATCCGGGCGGAACGAACCGACCGTCCTCGTCGACTACGCGCACACGCCCGATGCCGTCGAGAAGCTGTTGCACGCGGTCCGCCCGCTCTGCGCGGGACGACTCGTGGCCGTCTTCGGCTGCGGCGGCGACCGCGATCGCGCCAAGCGCCCGCTGATGGCCCAGGCAGCCGCGGCCCACGCGGACCTGGCGATCGCGACCAGCGACAACCCGCGCACGGAAGACCCGGTGGCGATCCTCGAAGACGTCGAAGCGGGCCTCCGCGACCTCACTCGCGTCGAGTCCGACGCGCTCTTCGCCGGCGATACCGGGCGCTACACCGTCCTCGTCGACCGGCGCGAGGCGATCGTCCTCGCCGTCGGCGGCGCGGCGCCCGACGACACGGTCGTGCTCGCCGGCAAGGGCCACGAGGATTACCAGATCGTCGGCCGCGAGAAGTTCCCCTTCGACGATCGACTCGAGGCGCGACGCGCCCTGCTCGCTCGCGACCAGGGGGACACATGA